A stretch of the bacterium SCSIO 12827 genome encodes the following:
- a CDS encoding UbiX family flavin prenyltransferase, with the protein MSNERKRILIAITGASGAVYGCRLLEMLAETPDVESHLVISKAGRLTISAELDRDAAEIEALADVVHLAGNVGAPVSSGSFRLDAMIVAPCSVKTASNIAYGNTGDLITRAADVMLKERRTLVLAVRETPLHAGHLETLTKLATLGAVIFPPVPAFYQKPQAISDLVDQTCMRLLDQAGVHLDTAPRWGEAGGIAAIGGDKP; encoded by the coding sequence ATGTCCAATGAACGCAAACGCATCCTCATCGCCATCACCGGCGCCTCCGGCGCGGTTTATGGCTGTCGCCTGCTGGAAATGCTGGCGGAAACGCCGGACGTCGAAAGCCATCTGGTGATTTCCAAGGCCGGGCGGCTGACCATTTCCGCCGAGCTTGACCGCGACGCCGCCGAGATCGAGGCCCTGGCCGATGTCGTGCATCTGGCGGGCAACGTGGGCGCTCCCGTGTCCTCGGGCTCGTTCCGCCTGGACGCCATGATCGTCGCCCCCTGTTCCGTGAAAACAGCATCCAACATCGCCTATGGCAACACGGGCGACCTGATTACCCGCGCCGCCGATGTGATGCTGAAGGAACGCCGGACATTGGTGCTGGCCGTGCGCGAAACGCCGCTGCATGCCGGGCATCTGGAAACCCTGACCAAGCTGGCGACCTTGGGCGCCGTGATCTTCCCGCCCGTGCCGGCGTTTTATCAAAAGCCCCAGGCGATCAGCGACCTTGTGGATCAGACCTGCATGCGCCTGTTGGATCAGGCGGGGGTGCATCTGGACACCGCCCCCCGCTGGGGCGAGGCCGGGGGCATCGCAGCGATCGGCGGCGACAAGCCGTGA
- a CDS encoding CoA transferase encodes MEALQGLKVIELGQFVAGPFAAKTLADFGADVIKVEAAGAGDGLRKWRIVQDGTSLWWEIQSRNKRSVCLDLKSPEGRDVVLALAQEADVVIENFKPGTLEKWGLGWEQLHAINPKLVMLRISGFGQTGPYKDKPGFGVLGESMGGLRYITGEPGRVPVRVGISIGDTLASMHGVMGLMFALHHVNVNGGEGQVVDVALYESVFNVMESTLTEYTSAGVVRERTGSALPGIVPTNAYLCKDDQYVLIAGNGDSIFQRLMTEMGRQDLADDPELKHNDGRSRHVERIDAAIQEWAATMTCDEVIARLDAVSVPVGKTYTIADIVEDPQYQAREMILDTVTSHGKPMKTPGIVPKLSATPGRVKHPAPTLGQHTDDLKQPGWPRRED; translated from the coding sequence ATGGAAGCTCTTCAAGGATTGAAAGTGATTGAACTGGGCCAATTCGTGGCTGGGCCCTTCGCGGCCAAGACGCTGGCCGATTTCGGCGCCGACGTGATCAAGGTCGAGGCGGCGGGTGCCGGCGACGGCTTGCGAAAATGGCGCATCGTGCAGGACGGCACCTCGCTTTGGTGGGAGATCCAGTCGCGCAACAAGCGTTCGGTCTGTCTTGACCTGAAGTCCCCGGAAGGCCGTGACGTGGTTCTGGCCCTGGCCCAGGAAGCCGATGTGGTGATCGAGAACTTTAAGCCGGGCACCCTGGAGAAATGGGGCCTGGGCTGGGAGCAGCTTCACGCCATCAATCCCAAGCTGGTCATGCTGCGGATCTCCGGCTTCGGCCAGACGGGCCCCTACAAGGACAAGCCGGGATTCGGCGTTTTGGGGGAATCCATGGGCGGGCTGCGCTATATCACCGGCGAGCCGGGCCGCGTGCCGGTGCGGGTCGGCATTTCCATCGGTGACACCTTGGCGTCGATGCACGGGGTGATGGGCCTGATGTTCGCCCTGCACCATGTCAACGTGAACGGCGGTGAGGGTCAGGTGGTCGATGTCGCCCTTTATGAATCCGTGTTCAACGTGATGGAAAGTACCCTGACGGAATATACCTCCGCCGGGGTCGTGCGTGAGCGCACGGGCAGCGCCCTGCCGGGCATCGTGCCGACCAACGCCTATCTGTGCAAGGATGACCAATACGTTCTGATCGCCGGAAACGGCGACAGCATCTTCCAGCGCCTGATGACCGAGATGGGACGCCAGGACCTGGCCGACGACCCGGAGTTGAAACATAACGATGGCCGCTCGCGGCATGTGGAGCGGATCGACGCGGCGATCCAGGAATGGGCGGCAACCATGACCTGCGACGAGGTTATCGCGCGGCTCGACGCCGTCTCCGTCCCCGTCGGCAAGACCTATACCATCGCCGACATCGTCGAGGACCCCCAGTACCAGGCGCGCGAGATGATCCTGGATACGGTGACCTCCCATGGCAAACCCATGAAGACCCCGGGCATCGTGCCGAAACTGAGCGCCACGCCGGGCCGGGTGAAGCATCCCGCGCCGACCCTGGGCCAGCATACGGATGACCTGAAGCAGCCGGGCTGGCCCCGCCGTGAGGATTGA
- a CDS encoding helix-turn-helix transcriptional regulator, with the protein MRPFKHPEIDAVSLEHLLHALSDPVRMDIVRRLADEGEASCNALDGGRPKSSMSHHFRVLREAGLVWTRNDGTVHMNSLRHKELDKRFPGLLKAVLTAK; encoded by the coding sequence ATGCGACCGTTCAAACACCCGGAGATTGACGCCGTCTCGTTGGAGCATCTGCTGCATGCTCTCAGCGATCCGGTGCGCATGGACATCGTCCGCCGCCTGGCGGATGAGGGCGAGGCCAGCTGCAACGCGCTGGACGGCGGCCGCCCGAAATCGAGCATGTCCCATCACTTCCGGGTGTTGCGCGAGGCAGGCCTGGTGTGGACGCGCAACGACGGCACCGTGCATATGAACTCCCTGCGCCACAAGGAACTGGACAAGCGCTTTCCCGGCCTATTGAAGGCGGTGCTCACGGCGAAGTGA
- a CDS encoding MFS transporter, whose product MSATRLIFAVFMAQLLAQIGAYTVPALLPIFITEWNLTNTEAGWLTGMWAAAYVCAVPILVSLTDRIDPRRLYLACVTLTTLTHLGYAFLADGFWSALILRALAGMAWAGCYMPGLKVLSDRLEGTAQTRGVSWHAAGVGFSGALSFLFAGTISSFAPWPWVFGGASLCTVAAFLIMAFAVPGQPAKPASAGGSVSARPALFDFRPVLRNRSALAYSIGYGVHCWELFTLRSWGVTFLTFTAAAWGGGEGLIAPTSIAFVMGVLGTWSSVGGNEMCIRFGRQRVVMAVMAVAMVFALSIGWAAAVGYGLAVALCLMYNIAVYADSSALTAGTSGSAEPSRRGATLAVHSTIGYIGGFFGPLVFGIVLDLAGGSGVTGWVLAFGHLAIITPLGIAAFLYLRPRDLPGDRTVNGLRPADDTAPTKEDMK is encoded by the coding sequence ATGTCGGCGACCCGGCTTATCTTCGCTGTCTTCATGGCGCAGCTTTTGGCGCAGATCGGGGCCTATACGGTGCCGGCGCTGCTGCCCATCTTCATCACCGAATGGAACCTGACCAATACGGAGGCCGGCTGGCTGACGGGTATGTGGGCGGCGGCCTATGTCTGCGCCGTGCCGATCCTGGTCAGCCTGACCGACCGCATCGATCCCCGGCGCCTCTATCTGGCCTGCGTCACCCTGACGACGCTGACCCATCTGGGCTATGCCTTCCTGGCCGACGGTTTCTGGTCGGCGCTTATTCTGCGCGCCCTTGCCGGGATGGCCTGGGCCGGCTGCTACATGCCGGGGCTCAAGGTACTGTCCGACCGGCTGGAGGGGACAGCCCAGACTCGGGGTGTGTCCTGGCATGCCGCCGGGGTCGGGTTCAGCGGGGCCCTGTCGTTTCTGTTCGCGGGCACGATCTCCAGCTTCGCGCCTTGGCCCTGGGTGTTCGGCGGGGCCAGCCTGTGCACCGTGGCGGCATTCCTGATCATGGCCTTCGCCGTGCCTGGCCAGCCTGCGAAGCCGGCCTCTGCCGGGGGCTCCGTATCGGCCCGCCCGGCTCTGTTCGATTTTCGCCCGGTGCTGCGCAACCGCTCGGCCTTGGCCTATTCCATCGGTTACGGCGTTCATTGTTGGGAGTTGTTCACCCTGCGCTCCTGGGGGGTGACGTTCCTGACCTTCACGGCGGCGGCCTGGGGCGGCGGCGAGGGGCTGATCGCCCCGACCTCCATCGCCTTCGTCATGGGCGTGCTGGGCACCTGGTCGAGCGTCGGCGGCAACGAGATGTGCATCCGCTTCGGCCGCCAGCGGGTGGTCATGGCGGTGATGGCGGTGGCCATGGTGTTCGCCCTCAGCATCGGTTGGGCGGCGGCCGTGGGCTATGGTCTCGCGGTCGCCCTCTGCCTTATGTACAACATCGCGGTCTATGCCGATTCCTCGGCCCTCACGGCCGGCACCTCGGGTAGCGCCGAGCCAAGCCGCCGGGGGGCCACCCTGGCCGTGCATTCGACGATCGGCTACATCGGCGGGTTCTTCGGGCCGTTGGTGTTCGGCATCGTGCTTGATCTCGCGGGCGGCAGCGGGGTCACCGGCTGGGTGCTGGCATTCGGGCATCTGGCCATCATCACGCCGCTGGGCATCGCCGCGTTCCTGTATCTGCGTCCCCGCGACCTACCGGGCGACCGGACGGTGAATGGATTGCGCCCAGCAGACGATACGGCGCCGACCAAGGAAGATATGAAATGA
- a CDS encoding SDR family oxidoreductase: MGKLQGKVAIITGSTGGIGLGVARRFAAEGATVVVSGRSEEKGRMVVEALRKDGGSADFVAADVQSKTDMDALAAHTVRAHGQIDVLVASASGVPSQDTNDPSVRGIFNEIDVAAVTEVMSRATAAKLLPLHAVLPYMIERESGSCMFVTSEGGRVPTAGQTTVALYAGGLVMTTKVIGKEMARHKVRVNCIAVTLIGESPSWDGFEGKIEMTDLHRAQYARIQQRAPLGIANPEDIGGVATFLASEDSAFLTGSTISPTGGLTFH; the protein is encoded by the coding sequence ATGGGTAAACTTCAAGGAAAAGTGGCGATCATTACCGGATCGACCGGCGGCATCGGTCTGGGCGTCGCCCGCCGCTTCGCAGCCGAGGGGGCGACGGTCGTCGTCTCCGGCCGGTCGGAAGAAAAGGGCCGGATGGTCGTCGAGGCCCTGCGGAAGGATGGCGGGTCGGCCGATTTTGTCGCCGCCGACGTGCAGTCGAAGACCGATATGGATGCCCTGGCGGCCCATACGGTGCGGGCGCATGGCCAAATCGACGTGCTGGTCGCCAGCGCCTCCGGCGTGCCGTCGCAGGACACCAACGACCCCAGCGTTCGCGGCATCTTCAACGAGATCGACGTCGCCGCGGTGACCGAGGTCATGTCCCGCGCGACGGCGGCGAAGCTGCTGCCGCTGCACGCGGTCCTGCCCTATATGATCGAGCGTGAAAGCGGCAGTTGCATGTTCGTCACGTCGGAAGGCGGACGGGTGCCGACGGCGGGTCAGACCACCGTGGCGCTTTATGCCGGCGGGCTGGTGATGACGACCAAAGTGATCGGCAAGGAGATGGCCCGCCATAAGGTGCGGGTCAACTGCATCGCCGTGACCCTGATCGGGGAATCGCCGTCGTGGGACGGCTTCGAGGGCAAGATCGAAATGACCGACCTGCACCGGGCGCAATACGCCCGCATTCAGCAGCGGGCACCGTTAGGGATCGCCAATCCCGAGGACATCGGCGGCGTCGCCACCTTCCTGGCGTCGGAGGATTCGGCGTTCCTCACCGGATCGACCATCAGCCCGACCGGCGGTTTGACCTTTCACTGA
- a CDS encoding NADH:flavin oxidoreductase/NADH oxidase, translated as MSTLFDPFTLKDVTLRNRIAASPMCQYSAVDGMPNDWHRIHVPALARGGAGLVIVEATAVSPEGRITPGCTGLWNDDQAEALAVVAREIEAAGSVPGIQIGHAGRKASANRPWEGDDHIAPDDPRGWETIAPSAIAYGGGLPKVPRAMTKADIDRVRGDFAAAAKRAHDAGFKWLTLHFAHGYLAQSFFSAHSNQRDDEYGGSAENRGRFLIETLAAVREVWPENLPLTARFGVIEFDGRDEETLTESIALVNRFKEAGLDFIDVSMGFSTPEANIPWGPAFLAPVAERVRRETGLPAATSWYISQPAQADQMIRDGQVDLVMLGRPLLANPHWPYMAAQELGVDNPAWATLPPPYAHWLARYRAA; from the coding sequence ATGTCGACCCTGTTCGATCCCTTTACCCTGAAAGACGTCACCTTGCGCAACCGCATCGCGGCGTCGCCCATGTGCCAATATTCCGCCGTGGACGGCATGCCCAACGACTGGCACCGCATCCATGTACCCGCCCTGGCCCGGGGCGGCGCCGGACTGGTCATCGTCGAGGCCACCGCCGTCTCGCCCGAAGGCCGCATCACCCCCGGCTGCACGGGCCTGTGGAACGATGATCAGGCCGAGGCCCTGGCCGTCGTCGCCCGCGAGATCGAAGCGGCGGGGTCCGTGCCCGGCATCCAGATCGGACACGCCGGTCGCAAGGCCAGCGCCAACCGCCCGTGGGAAGGCGATGACCATATCGCCCCGGACGATCCGCGCGGCTGGGAAACCATTGCCCCTTCGGCCATCGCCTACGGCGGGGGCCTGCCCAAGGTGCCCCGCGCCATGACCAAAGCCGACATCGACCGCGTGCGGGGCGATTTCGCCGCCGCCGCCAAACGCGCCCACGACGCCGGGTTCAAGTGGCTGACCCTGCATTTCGCCCATGGCTATCTGGCGCAAAGCTTCTTTTCCGCCCATTCCAATCAGCGCGACGACGAATACGGCGGCAGCGCCGAAAACCGGGGCCGGTTCCTGATCGAAACCCTGGCCGCCGTGCGCGAAGTCTGGCCGGAAAACCTGCCGCTGACGGCGCGGTTCGGGGTCATCGAATTCGACGGCCGGGACGAGGAAACCCTTACCGAATCCATCGCCCTGGTGAACCGCTTCAAGGAAGCGGGCCTGGATTTCATCGACGTCAGCATGGGGTTTTCAACGCCGGAGGCGAACATTCCCTGGGGCCCGGCCTTCCTGGCACCGGTCGCCGAACGGGTGCGCCGGGAAACCGGCCTGCCCGCCGCGACCAGCTGGTACATCAGCCAGCCGGCCCAGGCGGACCAGATGATCCGTGACGGCCAGGTCGACCTCGTGATGCTGGGGCGGCCGCTGCTGGCCAATCCGCATTGGCCCTACATGGCGGCGCAGGAACTGGGCGTGGACAATCCGGCCTGGGCCACCCTGCCCCCGCCCTACGCCCATTGGCTGGCCCGCTACCGGGCAGCCTGA
- a CDS encoding DsbA family protein — protein sequence MMSKHFLYVADPMCSWCWGFSPVIDKVAQSFGDAAPVRVMVGGLRPGTVHPMRGKDKDYIRDHWHHVQDATGQPFDFAFFDQDNFVYDTEPACRAVVTARKLDEAKALPFLAHLHHAFYVDNRDTAKEAVLADIAGDFGFDRDKFFALLTSPDMREETQGDFWFAQSSGITGFPTLLAVEDQKAMLVTAGYLPWENLAEPLAGWVAA from the coding sequence ATGATGAGCAAGCATTTCCTCTATGTCGCCGACCCCATGTGTTCCTGGTGCTGGGGTTTTTCCCCGGTCATCGACAAGGTCGCGCAATCCTTCGGTGACGCCGCACCCGTGCGGGTCATGGTCGGCGGGTTGCGTCCCGGCACGGTCCATCCCATGCGCGGCAAGGACAAGGACTACATCCGCGACCATTGGCATCATGTGCAGGATGCCACCGGCCAGCCCTTCGATTTCGCCTTTTTTGATCAGGACAATTTCGTCTACGACACGGAACCGGCCTGCCGCGCCGTGGTCACGGCGCGCAAGCTGGACGAGGCCAAGGCGTTGCCGTTCCTGGCCCATCTCCACCATGCCTTCTATGTCGACAACCGCGACACGGCGAAGGAAGCGGTGCTGGCCGATATTGCCGGGGATTTCGGTTTCGACCGCGACAAATTCTTCGCCCTGCTGACCTCCCCCGACATGCGTGAAGAAACCCAGGGCGATTTCTGGTTCGCGCAAAGCTCCGGCATCACCGGGTTTCCGACCCTGCTCGCCGTCGAGGACCAGAAGGCCATGCTGGTCACGGCGGGGTATCTGCCTTGGGAAAATCTGGCGGAGCCGCTGGCCGGCTGGGTTGCGGCCTAG
- a CDS encoding thiamine pyrophosphate-binding protein, which produces MTNTTSANKIWGRSAFIELLKQEGVTHMFGNPGTTELPIMHALADHPDMTYVLGLQEALVVAMADGYSRASGKLVACNVHVAPGLGNAMGSLFNAKFTNTPMILTAGQQEQGHGLTEPVLYGDLVSMARPLVKWAVEVTQLEDLPRIIHRAAKVAMTPPMGPVFLSLPGDILNDEAGLDLGSATRIDTRVRPSDEVLETLAKRILAAENPVVVVGDEMVKSDALAEAAAFATTLGAPVYQSSAPYGAQFLNEHPCFMGALERSQKQARAALEPYDLMIALGTDPLVMSVYSPIDPLPDGMKIVQIGLNEWDIAKNYPVEVAALGDLKTTLPALADMLAKIGGDTQAARAKASIEALAATNWSARRTRILTELSDNDGPQPIDPRHMAKMITDVLPENAIIVNEGLTSARLLDQLFPFRDRFAYHGLASGGIGWGLPAAVGVQIAQPDRPVVAVIGDGSAMYSIQALWTAAAMKLPLTYVIANNGGYRIIKQRLKSFHGSENYIAMDFVDPPIDFVAVASGMGLTAERITDPARVRTALNEAIANPGPNLLEIVVDGTV; this is translated from the coding sequence ATGACCAACACGACCAGCGCCAACAAAATCTGGGGCCGTTCGGCCTTTATCGAACTGCTGAAGCAGGAAGGCGTGACCCACATGTTCGGCAATCCGGGGACCACGGAACTGCCGATTATGCACGCGCTGGCCGACCATCCGGACATGACCTATGTCCTGGGCCTGCAGGAGGCGCTCGTCGTCGCCATGGCCGACGGCTATTCCCGCGCCTCGGGCAAGCTGGTCGCCTGCAACGTCCATGTGGCGCCCGGCCTGGGCAATGCCATGGGTTCGCTGTTCAACGCCAAATTCACCAACACGCCGATGATCCTGACCGCCGGGCAGCAGGAACAGGGCCACGGCCTGACCGAACCGGTGTTGTACGGCGATCTGGTGTCCATGGCCCGGCCGCTGGTGAAATGGGCGGTCGAAGTAACGCAGTTGGAAGACCTTCCCCGCATCATCCACCGCGCCGCCAAGGTCGCCATGACGCCGCCGATGGGGCCCGTGTTCCTGTCCCTGCCGGGCGACATCCTGAACGACGAGGCGGGCCTGGACCTGGGATCGGCAACCCGCATCGACACCCGCGTGCGCCCGTCGGACGAGGTGCTGGAAACCCTGGCCAAACGGATCCTGGCGGCCGAGAACCCGGTGGTCGTGGTCGGCGACGAGATGGTGAAAAGCGACGCACTCGCCGAGGCCGCGGCCTTCGCCACAACGCTGGGCGCACCCGTGTATCAATCATCCGCCCCCTACGGCGCCCAGTTCCTCAACGAGCATCCCTGCTTCATGGGCGCGCTGGAACGCAGCCAGAAACAGGCCCGCGCCGCGCTGGAGCCCTATGACCTGATGATCGCCCTCGGCACCGATCCTCTGGTTATGTCGGTCTACAGCCCCATCGACCCGCTGCCGGACGGCATGAAAATCGTGCAGATCGGCCTCAACGAATGGGACATCGCCAAGAACTATCCGGTCGAAGTCGCGGCCCTGGGTGATCTGAAGACCACCCTGCCCGCGCTCGCCGACATGCTGGCCAAGATCGGCGGCGACACCCAGGCCGCCCGCGCCAAGGCCTCCATCGAGGCCCTGGCCGCGACCAACTGGTCGGCCCGTCGGACCCGAATTCTTACCGAACTGTCGGACAATGACGGGCCGCAGCCCATCGACCCCCGCCACATGGCCAAGATGATCACCGACGTCCTGCCCGAGAACGCGATCATCGTGAACGAAGGCCTGACCTCGGCCCGGCTGCTGGACCAGTTGTTCCCGTTCCGCGACCGCTTCGCCTATCACGGCCTGGCGTCGGGGGGCATCGGCTGGGGCCTGCCGGCCGCCGTCGGCGTGCAGATCGCCCAGCCCGACCGACCCGTGGTCGCGGTGATTGGCGACGGCAGTGCGATGTATTCGATCCAGGCCCTGTGGACGGCGGCGGCCATGAAACTGCCGCTGACCTACGTGATCGCCAACAACGGCGGCTACCGCATCATCAAGCAGCGCCTGAAATCCTTCCACGGCTCGGAAAACTACATCGCCATGGATTTCGTCGACCCGCCCATCGATTTCGTCGCCGTGGCGTCGGGCATGGGCCTGACGGCGGAACGCATCACCGATCCCGCCCGCGTGCGGACGGCGCTGAACGAGGCCATCGCCAATCCGGGGCCGAACCTGCTGGAAATCGTGGTCGACGGGACGGTCTGA
- a CDS encoding histone deacetylase, producing MRFFTSDRFVIPLPDGHSFPGRKYILLREHLIREGILAADSILPSPLAEADDIARAHDADYMAAVRDGHLDAQAQRRIGLPWSRNLVDRVTATMGGAVAAAEAALEFGLSGQLAGGTHHAHRGFGAGYCIFNDFAIAALKILAEGWAARVAIIDLDVHQGDGNAAILTGHPDVFVFSVQGEKNFPHHRVASDLDVDLPDGTEDAAYLRALAEHLPAVFDFRPDLVLYQAGVDPLAEDRLGRLALTLDGLAKRDRLVLTECRSRGIPVSLGLGGGYANPIDLSVQAYVNTYAVAKDVYRF from the coding sequence ATGCGCTTTTTCACCTCCGACCGCTTTGTCATTCCCCTGCCCGACGGCCACAGCTTTCCGGGGCGGAAATACATTCTGCTGCGCGAACACTTGATCCGCGAAGGCATTTTGGCAGCAGACAGCATCCTCCCCTCGCCCCTGGCCGAGGCCGACGACATCGCCCGCGCCCATGACGCCGATTACATGGCGGCGGTGCGTGACGGCCACCTGGACGCCCAGGCGCAGCGCCGCATCGGCCTGCCGTGGAGCCGCAACCTGGTCGACCGCGTGACCGCGACCATGGGCGGTGCCGTGGCGGCGGCGGAAGCGGCCTTGGAATTCGGCCTGTCGGGCCAGCTTGCCGGCGGCACCCATCACGCCCATCGCGGTTTCGGCGCGGGCTACTGCATTTTCAACGATTTCGCGATCGCGGCGCTGAAGATCCTGGCCGAGGGATGGGCCGCGCGGGTCGCCATCATCGACCTGGACGTGCATCAGGGCGACGGCAACGCCGCCATCCTGACCGGCCATCCCGACGTCTTTGTGTTTTCCGTGCAGGGGGAAAAGAACTTCCCCCATCACCGCGTGGCGTCGGACCTGGATGTGGACCTGCCCGACGGCACGGAGGACGCGGCCTATCTTAGGGCCCTCGCTGAGCACCTGCCCGCCGTGTTCGATTTCCGCCCGGACCTGGTGCTCTATCAGGCCGGCGTCGATCCCTTGGCCGAAGATCGGCTCGGTCGCCTCGCCCTGACGCTCGACGGACTCGCCAAGCGCGACCGCCTGGTGCTTACGGAATGCCGTTCGCGCGGCATTCCCGTTTCACTGGGATTGGGCGGCGGCTACGCAAACCCCATCGACCTGTCGGTCCAGGCCTACGTCAATACCTACGCCGTGGCGAAGGATGTCTATCGATTCTAA
- a CDS encoding Crp/Fnr family transcriptional regulator produces the protein MTAAPHWVDRAPGLGGLDADTRRQLEAIHPITIPKGHVMFRPGDEVTCFGVLIGGRVDVYLTGATGREILLYSITPGESCVQSTLGLLGEDDYSAEAVAETDVEAVMIPRSLFLSLLGTSEAFRTFVFQAFAKRLQSVMQVLERVAFIRIEARLAAALLERADDSGLVRATHQELATAIGSVREVISRRLEILSKKGLVSLDRGTIQVVNRTGLAALLT, from the coding sequence ATGACTGCCGCGCCCCATTGGGTTGACCGTGCGCCGGGACTGGGCGGCCTGGATGCGGATACGCGCCGACAGCTGGAGGCCATCCACCCGATAACCATCCCCAAGGGCCACGTGATGTTTCGTCCCGGGGACGAGGTGACCTGTTTCGGGGTGCTGATCGGCGGCCGGGTTGACGTCTACCTGACGGGTGCCACCGGGCGCGAAATCCTGCTGTACAGCATCACCCCGGGCGAATCCTGTGTGCAGAGCACATTGGGCCTGTTGGGCGAGGACGACTATTCCGCCGAAGCGGTCGCCGAAACGGACGTCGAAGCGGTCATGATTCCCAGGTCCCTGTTCCTGAGCCTTCTGGGAACGTCCGAAGCCTTCCGCACCTTTGTTTTCCAGGCCTTCGCAAAGCGTCTGCAATCGGTCATGCAGGTGCTGGAGCGGGTCGCGTTCATCCGGATCGAAGCACGCCTGGCCGCCGCCCTGTTGGAGCGTGCCGATGACAGCGGCCTGGTTCGTGCTACTCATCAGGAACTGGCGACGGCGATCGGCTCCGTGCGGGAGGTGATCTCGCGGCGGCTCGAAATCCTGTCCAAGAAGGGGCTGGTTTCGCTCGACCGGGGCACGATCCAGGTTGTCAACCGCACGGGGCTGGCGGCGTTGCTGACCTGA